The window ACAGACCGCCCGATGGACCGGATGAATCGTCTCCGCCGAATGATGGACCGTCAGGCGAAGCGAGTGCATATCCACAGGGGCCGCCCCAAGCTTATAAAGACACGAAATTTATCGTGTTAATCCGCTTCCCGCTGCCGACCCAATCGACGCGTATGTCGGTACCCGAACCAGACGGCCTCCCGGTACTCGGCCACACGGTATCGTATTTCCGCGACCCGTTCGGCTTCTACGAGCAGGCCGAGGCGCTCGGCGACCTCGTTCGCGCCGAAGTCATGGGTGAGACCTTCTACTACGTCCACCACCCGGAGGACGTCAAGCGCGTCCTCGTCGACCGTTCCGACGACGTGGAAAAGCCCGACTTCTTCGACCGGACGAGTCGCGAGGTGGCACCGACTGGCGTCTTCTTCACCGACGGCGAGCAGTGGCGTCGTCAGCGGACCGCCCTCCAGCCGGCGTTCTACCGCGAACACATCGACCGATACGCGCCGACGATGGCCGACTGCACGCGGAATGCCGTCGAGGACTGGCAGGACGGTGGGCGTATCGACGGCGACGACTTTCGGTCGCTGACCCTCCGAGTGCTCACTCGGACGATGTTCGGCATCGACGACCCGGACGGCCGTCGAATCGTCGCCGAAGCGACCGACGCCGTCAACGAGAAGTTCGAAACCGGTCTCGACGGCTTCATCCCCACGTGGGTGCCGACGCCGACGAACCGCCGCTACCGGCGTCGCATGGACGCCCTCGACGACGTGGTCGATTCGCTTCTGGCGCGGGGCGGCGGCATCGAGGGCGACGACGCGATGCCCGACCTCCTGTCGGTGCTTCAGGCGACGGACGCGCTTTCGGAGACCGAGATTCGTGACCAACTCGTGACGTTCCTCTTTGCGGGCCACGAAACCACCTCGCTGGCGTTGCTGTACGCGTGGGTCATGCTGGACCGCCATCCCGAGGTCCGCGAGCGACTGCACCGGGAAGTCGACGCGCTCGACGGGGACCCGACCGCCGAGGACCTCGATTCGCTCCCCGTTACCGACCGTGTCATCCGAGAGACGCTGCGGCTCTACCCGCCGGTCTACGTCACCTTCCGACAGGCGACCGAGCCGCTCCAACTGCGTGATGGGACGGTTCCGGCCGGCGCGACGCTACTGTTGCCACAGTACTTCGTCCACCGCGACGAGCGGTTCTGGGACGACCCCGAGACGTTCGACCCCGACCGCTGGCCCGAAGGGCCGGACCACGAACACGCGTACTTCCCGTTCGGGGCTGGCCCCCGCCATTGCATCGGGATGCGGTTTGCACGGGCCGAACTGAAACTCGCGATTC of the Natronomonas halophila genome contains:
- a CDS encoding cytochrome P450; this encodes MSVPEPDGLPVLGHTVSYFRDPFGFYEQAEALGDLVRAEVMGETFYYVHHPEDVKRVLVDRSDDVEKPDFFDRTSREVAPTGVFFTDGEQWRRQRTALQPAFYREHIDRYAPTMADCTRNAVEDWQDGGRIDGDDFRSLTLRVLTRTMFGIDDPDGRRIVAEATDAVNEKFETGLDGFIPTWVPTPTNRRYRRRMDALDDVVDSLLARGGGIEGDDAMPDLLSVLQATDALSETEIRDQLVTFLFAGHETTSLALLYAWVMLDRHPEVRERLHREVDALDGDPTAEDLDSLPVTDRVIRETLRLYPPVYVTFRQATEPLQLRDGTVPAGATLLLPQYFVHRDERFWDDPETFDPDRWPEGPDHEHAYFPFGAGPRHCIGMRFARAELKLAIPTIARRWRLRSRTDELDFRMATTLRPAEPVAFDLERR